The following are encoded in a window of Paenibacillus polymyxa genomic DNA:
- a CDS encoding DUF1593 domain-containing protein, with protein sequence MRERKGLSIFLLAMICILIISGCSGKAPAVVKDESAAPTEKQTENKVENKTTKARTVITTDGEVDDMNSVIRFLLYSNEMDLSGIVLTSSVYHYAGDEKAGIKPFRWTGTQWVTDMIDAYGEIYPNLIKHAEGYPKPEYIKSVTKIGNISNKGEMDKETEGSNFLKTLFLDDDKRDLYVQTWGGTNTTARALKSIEDEYKNTDQWETIRKKASDKLVLYIILDQDDSYNNYIAKNWPDIRIINDQSNFWHFAYAWKMHTEEVNSKLHGEWNFKNIKEGHGKLLNMYALMGDGNIIKGELDEEQRGSEAYLKKNPQYDKYDFISEGDSPSFFYLIDNGLRSMENPTYGGWGGRFGVVNDKLFRNTVLDYDVHTKKFEAEYSLMRWFDDIQNDFAARADWAIASDYKDANHNPTLTIKEGLDLTASPGEKITLHAEGADPDGDQLSYKWWRYFEADTYEDSKVQPAQVKPELLGEMQLGLHREVAKGEKVNTIDLQGSDTNTASFTVPADAKSGNTIHIIAEVQDNGKHPLKHYQRVIVTVK encoded by the coding sequence ATGAGAGAAAGAAAAGGGTTAAGCATTTTTCTATTAGCCATGATATGTATTCTGATCATCAGTGGTTGCAGTGGTAAGGCGCCCGCCGTTGTGAAAGATGAAAGCGCTGCTCCAACAGAAAAACAAACGGAAAATAAAGTAGAAAATAAAACTACCAAGGCCAGAACGGTGATCACTACCGATGGAGAAGTAGATGATATGAACTCTGTCATTCGCTTCCTTCTTTACTCCAATGAAATGGATTTGTCCGGGATTGTACTGACTAGCTCTGTATATCATTATGCAGGTGATGAAAAAGCTGGTATCAAGCCATTTAGATGGACCGGAACCCAATGGGTAACGGATATGATTGATGCCTACGGAGAGATTTATCCCAACTTAATTAAACATGCCGAGGGATATCCAAAGCCTGAATATATCAAGAGCGTTACCAAAATAGGTAACATTTCAAATAAAGGTGAAATGGACAAAGAAACGGAAGGCTCCAATTTCCTTAAAACGCTTTTCCTGGACGATGACAAAAGAGATTTATACGTACAAACTTGGGGTGGAACCAATACCACGGCCAGAGCTTTAAAGTCCATTGAAGACGAATATAAAAATACAGATCAATGGGAAACGATTCGAAAAAAAGCAAGTGATAAACTCGTACTGTACATCATTCTGGACCAGGACGATAGCTACAATAATTACATCGCTAAAAATTGGCCTGACATCAGAATTATTAATGATCAATCTAACTTCTGGCATTTCGCTTATGCTTGGAAAATGCACACAGAAGAAGTAAACAGCAAGTTGCACGGGGAATGGAATTTCAAAAATATTAAAGAGGGTCATGGCAAGTTGCTCAATATGTATGCCTTGATGGGCGATGGCAATATCATCAAAGGCGAGTTGGATGAAGAACAAAGAGGCAGTGAAGCCTACTTAAAGAAAAATCCACAATACGACAAGTATGACTTTATTTCTGAAGGTGATTCTCCATCCTTCTTCTATTTAATTGATAACGGATTGCGGAGTATGGAAAATCCAACCTATGGTGGCTGGGGAGGTCGTTTCGGTGTCGTTAACGATAAATTGTTTAGAAATACCGTGTTAGATTATGATGTGCATACGAAAAAATTCGAAGCAGAATATTCTTTGATGCGTTGGTTTGATGATATTCAAAATGACTTTGCTGCTCGTGCAGATTGGGCTATTGCATCCGACTACAAAGATGCCAACCATAATCCAACATTGACCATTAAAGAAGGATTAGACCTAACGGCTAGCCCAGGGGAGAAAATAACCCTGCATGCAGAAGGTGCAGATCCCGACGGTGATCAATTGTCTTACAAATGGTGGAGATATTTTGAAGCCGACACGTATGAAGATTCCAAAGTCCAACCCGCACAAGTTAAACCTGAATTGCTGGGGGAAATGCAGCTTGGGCTTCACCGAGAAGTAGCTAAAGGCGAGAAAGTAAACACAATTGACTTGCAAGGAAGTGACACAAATACAGCAAGTTTCACAGTTCCTGCAGATGCTAAGTCTGGAAATACGATTCATATCATCGCAGAGGTACAGGACAATGGTAAACATCCTTTAAAGCATTATCAACGTGTGATTGTAACCGTAAAATAA
- a CDS encoding bifunctional 3-deoxy-7-phosphoheptulonate synthase/chorismate mutase, with the protein MSTNENSLELLREQLDATNLQLLELLSQRAELAGQLGKLKEAQGVPDFDPVREQQMLDKLIAANRGPFDDATIRQLFKNIFKASLNYQKEEHKKHLIVSRKNQPDSTVIKVKDTLVGGKASIMVAGPCSVESYQQTREVGAALKEAGVPILRGGAFKPRTSPYDFQGLGVEGLQILKRVGDEFGLATISEIVDPRHLEEAIQYIDIIQIGARNMHNFELLKAAGETRTPVLLKRGLAATMEEFLHAAEYIVSRGNTQVMLIERGIRTYEKWTRNTLDISAVPILKKESHLPVLVDVTHSTGRKDILAPCAKAALAAGADGIMVEVHPNPAVALSDAQQQLNIPEFHNFLSEVKESGLFKA; encoded by the coding sequence ATGTCTACAAATGAAAATTCTTTGGAGCTGTTGCGGGAACAGCTCGATGCTACAAATTTGCAATTGCTGGAGTTGCTGTCCCAACGCGCTGAACTGGCGGGACAACTTGGAAAATTGAAGGAAGCTCAAGGGGTACCTGACTTTGATCCGGTACGCGAGCAACAAATGCTGGACAAGCTGATCGCGGCTAACCGTGGACCATTTGACGATGCTACGATTCGCCAGCTGTTCAAAAATATTTTCAAGGCTTCTTTGAACTATCAAAAAGAAGAACACAAAAAACATCTGATCGTCAGCCGCAAAAATCAACCGGATAGCACAGTTATCAAGGTTAAAGATACGCTGGTGGGCGGCAAAGCCTCCATTATGGTCGCAGGTCCCTGCTCGGTGGAAAGCTACCAGCAAACTCGCGAAGTAGGTGCGGCTCTCAAGGAAGCCGGTGTGCCGATTCTACGTGGTGGTGCGTTCAAACCACGTACGTCCCCGTATGATTTCCAAGGACTGGGCGTAGAAGGATTGCAAATTCTTAAACGTGTAGGCGACGAGTTCGGGCTGGCTACAATCAGTGAAATCGTCGATCCAAGACATTTGGAGGAAGCGATCCAATACATCGATATTATCCAAATTGGTGCGCGCAACATGCACAACTTTGAATTGCTCAAAGCTGCGGGTGAAACCAGAACCCCGGTTCTGCTCAAGCGCGGACTGGCTGCCACAATGGAAGAGTTCCTTCATGCTGCTGAATACATCGTTTCCCGTGGTAACACGCAAGTCATGCTGATTGAACGCGGTATTCGTACGTACGAAAAATGGACGCGTAACACGCTGGATATTTCCGCTGTTCCGATTTTGAAAAAGGAAAGCCATCTGCCTGTATTGGTAGACGTGACTCACTCTACAGGACGTAAGGACATCCTGGCCCCTTGCGCCAAAGCTGCCCTAGCTGCTGGAGCTGACGGTATCATGGTGGAAGTTCACCCGAACCCGGCAGTCGCTTTGTCCGATGCTCAGCAACAGCTGAACATTCCTGAGTTCCACAACTTCCTGTCTGAAGTCAAAGAATCCGGTTTATTCAAAGCGTAA
- a CDS encoding carbon-nitrogen hydrolase family protein → MSKIRVSAVQYHLHTIDSFEQFALQSEHYIKTAEEFGAEFVLFPEFFTTQLMSIGDSEGKALTINDLPDFTDRYLELFTSFARRTGMHIIGGTHVVRRNERLYNTAHLFYPDGRVATQDKIHITPTEVHEWNMAPGEGLNVFETSKGTIAMLTCYDIEFPEIVRMAKTKGADIIFCPSCTDDRHGFYRVRYTSHARAVENQVYVVLTGTVGALSTVDFMRANYGQAAVITPNDIPFPPRGIMVEGELNNDMIVTADLDLQLLYDVRERGSVTTWRDRRTDLYTDWS, encoded by the coding sequence ATGAGCAAAATCAGAGTATCGGCGGTTCAATATCACCTGCATACGATTGACTCATTCGAGCAATTTGCCCTGCAATCGGAGCATTATATCAAAACAGCGGAGGAATTTGGCGCGGAATTTGTTCTGTTTCCCGAGTTTTTTACGACCCAGCTTATGTCGATTGGTGACAGTGAAGGCAAAGCTTTGACGATCAACGACCTGCCGGATTTTACGGACCGGTACCTTGAATTATTCACTTCGTTCGCACGTCGAACCGGGATGCATATTATCGGTGGCACTCATGTAGTTAGGAGAAACGAACGTTTATATAATACGGCACATTTGTTTTACCCGGACGGGCGTGTGGCCACTCAGGACAAAATTCACATTACACCGACAGAGGTGCATGAATGGAATATGGCTCCCGGTGAGGGGCTGAATGTGTTTGAGACGTCCAAGGGCACCATAGCGATGCTGACCTGCTATGATATTGAATTTCCCGAAATCGTTCGCATGGCGAAGACCAAGGGAGCAGATATTATTTTCTGTCCTTCCTGTACGGACGATCGTCACGGATTTTACCGGGTACGGTATACAAGCCACGCCAGAGCGGTTGAAAATCAGGTGTATGTCGTTTTAACGGGGACTGTCGGCGCTTTGTCTACGGTTGATTTTATGCGTGCCAATTATGGACAAGCCGCAGTCATTACACCCAATGACATTCCTTTTCCGCCACGCGGCATTATGGTGGAGGGTGAACTGAACAACGATATGATTGTGACAGCAGATCTCGATTTGCAGCTGTTGTACGATGTGCGCGAGCGGGGCTCGGTTACAACCTGGCGTGACCGTAGAACAGATTTATACACAGACTGGAGCTAA
- a CDS encoding GNAT family N-acetyltransferase yields MYRKEWFIFDGDRPLRAVIRNYSTADYEGLLRIQQESFPPPYPQELLWSREQIASQTEHFADGALCVEIEGELAGSVTSLLMHYNPEHPQHTWDEVADDGYIRTHCEDGKALYVIDLAVRPAYRRLGLGKWLIFSLYHLVIERRLDRLLGAGRMPGYQHHADQLSAEAYVDAVVSGELKDPVLTFLLRCGRVPVCILPNYLDDEQSRNYAVLMEWRNPFHTHH; encoded by the coding sequence ATGTATCGCAAAGAATGGTTCATCTTTGACGGCGATCGACCGCTACGGGCGGTGATTCGTAATTATTCTACAGCCGATTATGAGGGGTTGCTGCGTATTCAGCAGGAGAGCTTCCCCCCACCTTATCCGCAGGAGCTGTTATGGAGCCGGGAGCAGATTGCCAGCCAGACAGAGCATTTTGCAGATGGAGCGCTGTGTGTGGAAATTGAGGGGGAACTGGCGGGTTCGGTAACCAGCCTACTGATGCATTATAACCCCGAACATCCCCAGCATACATGGGATGAAGTAGCGGATGACGGTTATATTCGTACGCACTGTGAGGACGGCAAGGCGCTGTATGTGATTGATTTGGCGGTACGTCCTGCTTACCGCAGATTGGGTCTGGGCAAATGGCTGATTTTTTCCTTATATCATCTTGTGATTGAACGGAGACTGGATCGTTTGCTGGGCGCGGGGCGTATGCCTGGTTATCAGCATCATGCCGACCAATTGAGCGCAGAAGCGTATGTGGATGCCGTAGTGTCTGGTGAGCTGAAGGACCCGGTATTAACTTTTCTGCTTCGTTGCGGACGGGTGCCCGTTTGTATCCTGCCGAATTATTTGGATGATGAACAATCGCGTA